A region of Vitis riparia cultivar Riparia Gloire de Montpellier isolate 1030 chromosome 1, EGFV_Vit.rip_1.0, whole genome shotgun sequence DNA encodes the following proteins:
- the LOC117926074 gene encoding probable serine/threonine-protein kinase PIX7 codes for MGLGGNDVKVESWEVGKSKGRKKKDGGEEETGCCWVKLRFMASCISSRSKVDSSISGTSTHYENRSTNDTSRDQPVAPVVSSTTTSNAESNSSTSKLEEELKVASRLRKFSFNDLKMATRNFRPESLLGEGGFGCVFKGWIEENGTAPVKPGTGLTVAVKTLNHDGLQGHKEWLAEVNFLGDLIHPNLVKLIGYCIEDDQRLLVYEFMPRGSLENHLFRRALPLPWAIRMKIALGAAKGLAFLHEEAERPVIYRDFKTSNILLDAEYNAKLSDFGLAKDGPEGDKTHVSTRVMGTYGYAAPEYVMTGHLTSRSDVYSFGVVLLEMLTGRRSMDKNRPNGEHNLVEWARPHLGERRRFYRLIDPRLEGHFSIKGAQKAAQLAAHCLSRDPKARPLMSEVVEALKPLPNLKDMASSSYYFQTMQAERIGSSPNARNGVRTQQGILSRNGHQQQRSLSIPNGSHASPYHQNQYPYQSPKPNGKP; via the exons ATGGGATTGGGTGGTAATGATGTGAAAGTGGAGTCTTGGGAAGTTGGCAAATCCAagggaaggaagaagaaagatggTGGGGAAGAGGAGACTGGGTGTTGTTGGGTTAAGCTCAGGTTTATGGCCAGCTGCATTTCTTCAAGATCTAAAGTTGATAGCTCCATTAGTGGAACCAGTACTCATTATG AAAATAGATCTACAAATGATACAAGCAGAGACCAACCGGTTGCTCCAGTAGTCTCATCTACGACCACTAGTAATGCAGAAAGCAATTCATCCACTTCCAAACTTGAAGAGGAACTTAAAGTTGCTTCTCGGCTTAGAAAATTCTCATTTAATGATCTTAAGATGGCAACACGGAATTTTAGACCCGAGTCTCTTCTTGGTGAAGGTGGTTTTGGCTGTGTATTTAAGGGGTGGATTGAAGAGAATGGAACTGCTCCAGTGAAGCCTGGCACAGGGCTTACTGTTGCTGTTAAAACGCTCAATCATGATGGGCTTCAGGGTCATAAAGAATGGCTG GCTGAAGTGAATTTCCTTGGTGACCTCATTCATCCTAATCTGGTCAAACTGATTGGTTATTGCATTGAAGATGATCAAAGGTTGCTAGTTTATGAGTTTATGCCTCGAGGAAGTTTGGAGAATCATCTGTTTAGGA GGGCCCTGCCTCTTCCATGGGCCATAAGGATGAAAATTGCACTAGGTGCTGCTAAGGGTCTTGCATTTCTTCATGAGGAAGCAGAAAGGCCAGTTATATATCGTGATTTTAAGACCTCCAACATCCTATTGGATGCA GAGTACAATGCCAAGCTTTCTGATTTTGGACTTGCTAAAGATGGTCCCGAGGGAGATAAGACTCATGTATCTACCCGCGTTATGGGAACTTATGGATATGCTGCCCCTGAATATGTGATGACAG GACATTTGACATCAAGGAGTGATGTCTATAGTTTTGGTGTGGTTCTACTAGAAATGCTGACTGGCAGAAGATCCATGGACAAAAACCGGCCAAATGGGGAACATAACCTTGTGGAATGGGCAAGGCCCCATCtaggagaaagaagaagattttACCGTCTGATAGACCCACGGCTTGAGGgtcatttttcaataaaaggtGCCCAGAAAGCTGCCCAGCTGGCTGCTCACTGCCTCAGCCGGGACCCAAAAGCGAGGCCCTTAATGAGTGAAGTTGTTGAAGCCTTGAAGCCTCTGCCAAACCTTAAGGACATGGCGAGTTCATCTTATTATTTCCAAACCATGCAAGCTGAGCGCATTGGTTCCAGCCCAAATGCTCGAAATGGTGTCCGAACACAGCAAGGAATACTTTCAAGGAATGGCCATCAGCAGCAGAGGAGTCTTTCAATACCAAATGGTTCTCATGCTTCCCCGTATCACCAGAACCAATACCCCTATCAATCACCCAAACCCAATGGTAAACCGTAG
- the LOC117926084 gene encoding uncharacterized protein LOC117926084 isoform X2: MGAESFFRNVLGSMETVYLNRNPTAKSVLELVRSVDNDRICYDHLAFRTFGVNGYGIDSMAQFFLDFGYKPREELRFPAKKLRALWFSPPRISHTDTGTGVHGPLPRIFISELLVDQMSPPAQEIIRKYTEISGSGNKHAALASAQGFLTWEKPLYSEFQQLARESEYAAWTLVNGYAVNHVTISTHQLKSHLRNIEMLNQFIEENGFKLNSEGGVLKVSPDGLLLQSSTVADSVSFQFSDGVTESVPCSYIEFAERLVLPQYKNLPDKEVKEYHRRDGFEVGNADKIFESTSKDQLTRRAA; the protein is encoded by the exons GGAGCTGAATCGTTTTTTAGGAATGTGTTGGGGAGTATGGAAACAGTTTATTTAAATAGGAACCCCACTGCAAAATCTGTTTTGGAGCTCGTTAGATCGGTTGATAATGATCGAATTTGCTATGATCATCTTGCATTTAGGACATTTGGG GTAAATGGTTATGGGATCGACTCTATGGCCCaatttttcttggattttggtTATAAACCCCGGGAGGAGTTGAGATTTCCTGCAAAAAAATTGAGGGCCCTGTGGTTCTCTCCTCCCAGAATTTCCCATACGGACACTGGCACTGGTGTTCATGGGCCTTTGCCAAGAATATTCATCTCGGAGCTTCTTGTAGATCAGATGAGTCCGCCAGCTCAG GAGATAATTAGAAAATACACTGAAATATCTGGTAGTGGAAATAAACATGCAGCTCTTGCAAGTGCCCAGGGATTTTTAACATGGGAAAAACCCTTGTATTCTGAATTTCAACAATTGGCAAG GGAAAGTGAATATGCTGCCTGGACCCTTGTAAATGGGTATGCAGTCAATCATGTTACCATTTCCACTCATCAGCTGAAATCTCACTTGAGAAATATCGAAATGCTCAATCAGTTCATTGAGGAGAATGGCTTCAAGTTGAATTCTGAAGGGGGGGTTCTAAAGG TGAGCCCTGATGGTCTTCTGCTGCAAAGTTCAACTGTGGCAGATTCAGTCTCCTTCCAATTTTCTGATGGTGTCACTGAATCAGTCCCCTGTTCATACATAGAATTTGCAGAACGCCTTGTGCTGCCTCAATATAAAAACCTACCTGACAAAGAG GTTAAGGAGTATCATCGGCGAGATGGTTTTGAGGTAGGAAATGCGGACAAGATCTTTGAGAGCACATCCAAGGATCAGTTAACGAGGAGAGCTGCATGA
- the LOC117926084 gene encoding uncharacterized protein LOC117926084 isoform X1 yields MEAAAVTSFSSIFPLYSTIRTTPRSSTFLSLRSLTSFPSPLPTSFPHLSSPGNSVSLLNRNLCTATRSHMEPEPPVPPFQGAESFFRNVLGSMETVYLNRNPTAKSVLELVRSVDNDRICYDHLAFRTFGVNGYGIDSMAQFFLDFGYKPREELRFPAKKLRALWFSPPRISHTDTGTGVHGPLPRIFISELLVDQMSPPAQEIIRKYTEISGSGNKHAALASAQGFLTWEKPLYSEFQQLARESEYAAWTLVNGYAVNHVTISTHQLKSHLRNIEMLNQFIEENGFKLNSEGGVLKVSPDGLLLQSSTVADSVSFQFSDGVTESVPCSYIEFAERLVLPQYKNLPDKEVKEYHRRDGFEVGNADKIFESTSKDQLTRRAA; encoded by the exons CTCGCTCCTCAACTTTCCTCTCCCTCCGCTCTCTCACCTCTTTCCCCTCCCCTCTCCCCACCAGTTTCCCTCATCTGTCCTCTCCCGGGAATTCGGTTTCCCTCCTTAACCGAAATTTGTGCACAGCTACTCGGTCTCACATGGAGCCTGAGCCCCCCGTTCCTCCTTTTCAG GGAGCTGAATCGTTTTTTAGGAATGTGTTGGGGAGTATGGAAACAGTTTATTTAAATAGGAACCCCACTGCAAAATCTGTTTTGGAGCTCGTTAGATCGGTTGATAATGATCGAATTTGCTATGATCATCTTGCATTTAGGACATTTGGG GTAAATGGTTATGGGATCGACTCTATGGCCCaatttttcttggattttggtTATAAACCCCGGGAGGAGTTGAGATTTCCTGCAAAAAAATTGAGGGCCCTGTGGTTCTCTCCTCCCAGAATTTCCCATACGGACACTGGCACTGGTGTTCATGGGCCTTTGCCAAGAATATTCATCTCGGAGCTTCTTGTAGATCAGATGAGTCCGCCAGCTCAG GAGATAATTAGAAAATACACTGAAATATCTGGTAGTGGAAATAAACATGCAGCTCTTGCAAGTGCCCAGGGATTTTTAACATGGGAAAAACCCTTGTATTCTGAATTTCAACAATTGGCAAG GGAAAGTGAATATGCTGCCTGGACCCTTGTAAATGGGTATGCAGTCAATCATGTTACCATTTCCACTCATCAGCTGAAATCTCACTTGAGAAATATCGAAATGCTCAATCAGTTCATTGAGGAGAATGGCTTCAAGTTGAATTCTGAAGGGGGGGTTCTAAAGG TGAGCCCTGATGGTCTTCTGCTGCAAAGTTCAACTGTGGCAGATTCAGTCTCCTTCCAATTTTCTGATGGTGTCACTGAATCAGTCCCCTGTTCATACATAGAATTTGCAGAACGCCTTGTGCTGCCTCAATATAAAAACCTACCTGACAAAGAG GTTAAGGAGTATCATCGGCGAGATGGTTTTGAGGTAGGAAATGCGGACAAGATCTTTGAGAGCACATCCAAGGATCAGTTAACGAGGAGAGCTGCATGA